In bacterium, the genomic window ATGGGGGCCCTGGGCGCAATCGCATTCGCGGTGGTGGCCGCGTGGGTGTTCGGCCGCGAGTTCGCCGAACGCACCTGCCGCATCATGCTTGCCATCCCGACCCGGCGGTCGTCTGTGGTCGTGGCCAAAGCCGGCGTCGCGGCGATGTGGTGCCTGCTGCTGGCCTGCTGGATGGTCGCGCTGGGCTTTGCCGTCGGCGCAATCGTGGGTATGCCGGGGCTCACTCTGCAGTTGGTGCGTGATACGCTCGCGCTGACCGGGCGGTCGGTTCTGCTTTGGCTGCTGCTTCTGCCGGTGACGGCGCTGCTGGCGTCGGTTGGACGCGGATACCTGCTGCCGATCGGATGCGCCCTGGCGACCATGATCGTGGCGCAATTCGTCAGCGCCACCGGCTGGTCGCCCTGGTTCCCGTGGTGTGTAGCCATCGCCAGCGGCACGCCCGGAACGCATGTCGCCGGGGCGAGCCTTGCGGTTGTTGTCCTGACCGGGTTGGCTGCCCTCGCTGCCACGCTGCTCTGGTGGGAACGCTCGGACCAAACCGTGTAGGCCGGCGGCCGACAGGCCGGGCCCGGAT contains:
- a CDS encoding ABC transporter permease — translated: MAAAFYAEALKARRSLVPWLVGVFAMLPPVMLGLMMAIKKHPADAQRFGLLTTKSRLLVGAVDWPTFLGLVGQTMGALGAIAFAVVAAWVFGREFAERTCRIMLAIPTRRSSVVVAKAGVAAMWCLLLACWMVALGFAVGAIVGMPGLTLQLVRDTLALTGRSVLLWLLLLPVTALLASVGRGYLLPIGCALATMIVAQFVSATGWSPWFPWCVAIASGTPGTHVAGASLAVVVLTGLAALAATLLWWERSDQTV